GCTCCCGGATCTTCGATGAAGTCGCCGAAGTAGCTGTCTTCGCTTTCTCCCACCGGCCGATCGAGGGAAATCGGGTGCCGGCTAATCTTGAGAACTCTCTTGGTTTCTTCGCAGGAAATACCCGCCTCGGCGGCCGTTTCCTCGATCGTCGGTTCGCGGCCCAACTGCTGAACCAGCTTCTTGGAGACGTTGCGAAGCTTGCTCATGGTCTCGATCATGTGAACCGGAATTCGGATCGTACGAGCCTGATCCGCGATGGCTCGGGTGATCGCCTGCCGGATCCACCAGGTCGCGTAAGTCGAGAATTTATAACCACGGCGATATTCGTATTTATCGACGGCACGCATCAGGCCGGTGTTGCCTTCCTGGATGAGATCCAGGAAACTAAGACCGCGGTTGCGATATTTCTTCGCAATGGAGACGACCAGTCGCAAGTTGCCGCCGGAAAGTTCTTTCTTCGCTTGTTCGTATTCGTCGAATCGCTGGTTCATCACTTCGACGCGGCGTTTGAGGGTTTCCGGCTCTTCGAGCGTCAACCGCATCAATTCGTGCATTTCCTTCGTCAACGATTCAATTTCGACCTGAGCGGATTTTTCCTTTTTGAGATCCTGGAGCTGGGATTCCAGTTCCTGCATGCGACGGCAGATCTGTTCCAGCTTCTTCATCAGCGGCTGAATTTTCTGCGTCCGAATGCTCAGTTCTTCCACCAGCGTGACGGTCTTGCGACGGCGAGCCTTAATTCGGCGACGCACTTCATCCCGCTGATCGTCCGAGATGCTGTTCTCGATCATCTTCTCGAATTCCTCGAGATTCTGGGACATCAGCGGTTCCAGAGTCTTGAGGTTGTGCGGCATGCGAGCGAGGATTTTTTCCTTCTCGAGATTTTCCGTCTGAGAGACTTTGACGGTTCGGTCGAATGGCAGTTCGCCGGTGTGAACGCGCTTGAGTGTATCGACGACATTGCGAAGTGCAAAATCGCATTCGAGCACCTTGCGGCGGAAGCGACGGCGCGTGACTTCAATTTTCTTGGCGAGGTTCAGTTCCTGGTTGCGGGAGAGCAGGGGAATTTCGCCCATCTGCGTCAGGTACATCCGAACCGGATCGTCCGTCCCTTTACCATCCCCTTCCTCGAAAACCGTTAATTCGGCTTCGCGGGAAAGATCTTCCTCGCTCAGGACCGGGGTGATACCCAGTTCTTCGACCTGATCGTCTTCGATGATACTGATGCCGGCTTGTTCCAGCATTTCGAGTATCTTGTCGAGGCGTTCGGGTTCGATCGTATCGGGGGGAATTTGGGCGTTAACCTGATCCCAGGTCAGGTAGTTATTGCGCTTCCCGAGTTCGATGAGTGCTTTTAAGCTGTCGTCCATTTTGAGTTCCATGCAACCGTCTCCGGCCGGTGTCGTCAACGATACGTCCCGGTGGTGAATCAAGTGGTCTCCGCAGTCGAAGGTTCGGCCGAACCAATTACCGCGGAACGAGTTTGCAGTTTGCGAAGCAGTTCCATTGCAGCAGTTTCATCCTGGGCCGAATGTATCTGCTCCTTGATGTCTCTGGAAATTCGTTCGTTCTTGCGAGCGGCGAATTCCGCTGAAATCCTTTTCAGCCATCCTCCTGTATCAGGGTTGGATTTTCCGACTTCCTGCAAGTCCAGCGCGCGATCGATCAGAGCGGGATTATCGATGTAGAGCCGCAGCCCATCTTCATCGGCCGGTAATCCCTCATCGTGTAGTCGATACAGGCACGCTAAGAGCTTCTTCAAACCCGGATGATCTACGTCGTCCGGATGTATTGTTATTCTGGCGTCGGGAATCAAACTCGCGTCCGCCAGCAGTATTTCCAGTAATTCTATTTCCAGGGGAGGAGCCGGGGCCACTCGTATGGACTTGGCCTCTTC
The genomic region above belongs to Telmatocola sphagniphila and contains:
- the rpoD gene encoding RNA polymerase sigma factor RpoD; translated protein: MELKMDDSLKALIELGKRNNYLTWDQVNAQIPPDTIEPERLDKILEMLEQAGISIIEDDQVEELGITPVLSEEDLSREAELTVFEEGDGKGTDDPVRMYLTQMGEIPLLSRNQELNLAKKIEVTRRRFRRKVLECDFALRNVVDTLKRVHTGELPFDRTVKVSQTENLEKEKILARMPHNLKTLEPLMSQNLEEFEKMIENSISDDQRDEVRRRIKARRRKTVTLVEELSIRTQKIQPLMKKLEQICRRMQELESQLQDLKKEKSAQVEIESLTKEMHELMRLTLEEPETLKRRVEVMNQRFDEYEQAKKELSGGNLRLVVSIAKKYRNRGLSFLDLIQEGNTGLMRAVDKYEYRRGYKFSTYATWWIRQAITRAIADQARTIRIPVHMIETMSKLRNVSKKLVQQLGREPTIEETAAEAGISCEETKRVLKISRHPISLDRPVGESEDSYFGDFIEDPGAESPVSAATSEMLKDKIEHVLKTLTYREREIIKLRYGLGDGYTYTLEEVGRIFKVTRERVRQIEAKAVRKLQHPVRSRQLEGFVDNSHK